A genomic region of Lates calcarifer isolate ASB-BC8 linkage group LG9, TLL_Latcal_v3, whole genome shotgun sequence contains the following coding sequences:
- the shc3 gene encoding SHC-transforming protein 3, whose amino-acid sequence MLHRTKYNRFRNESVTSVDELLHGLSMNPKVSATPQSAAETSYTPPTEVQPSSTTTASSTPTSHSSDHLEDGGTTLCTLINKVSSLKFSNSGSLLGIKGLPSAVKDLAVSKLQGGGGSGSGSSSGPSPSAATAAAATAAAAASGVGGSLCSSASHSTPCSQLEPAVSMSKKSRLDELQPGGEDWNPGGGGGLVSKPSRGWLHSSEKISGPGVTYIVKYLGCIEVLRSMRSLDFTTRSQITREAISLVCEAVPGTKGALRKRKPPSKALSSILGKSNLQFAGMSINLNISTSSLNLMTPDCKQIIANHHMQSISFASGGDPDTTDYVAYVAKDPVNRRACHILECSDGLAQDVISTIGQAFDLRFQQYLQCPSSKMSSTHDRVLNMEELPWTEEEEESAEHPYYNNIPGKMPPPGGFIDTRLTNQNAALDGCQMGPGSVDQTYYQGRHCGENWGDERKPIFIQQGSFDISSLPESKGQAPKTTEMPTYVNTQQIDAQVLAALQAEAENVTKGMAAAAKESPQKDLFDMKPFEDAIQSQSHPPSQGQAQSQMSGLHKVASVDNSSPLLVRSLAFRAQEELEGQTWYHGKMSRRDAEKLLKEDGDFLVRKSTTNPGSYVLTGMHNGLAKHLLLVDPEGTVRTKDHVFDSISHLIGHHRDNNLPIVSAGSELCLLQPVGRKQ is encoded by the exons ATGCTTCACCGTACCAAATACAACCGCTTCAGGAATGAGTCAGTAACATCCGTCGATGAGCTTCTGCACGGCCTGTCCATGAACCCCAAGGTCTCGGCCACCCCCCAGTCTGCAGCCGAGACATCTTACACACCTCCGACTGAGGTCCagccctcctccaccaccactgcttCCAGCACCCCCACCAGCCACAGCTCTGACCACCTGGAAGATGGAGGCACCACCCTCTGTACCCTCATCAACAAGGTGTCCAGCCTGAAATTCAGCAACTCAGGCAGCTTGCTGGGCATCAAGGGTCTGCCCTCGGCTGTCAAGGACCTGGCTGTGTCTAAGctgcaggggggtgggggatcgGGCTCAGGCAGCTCCAGTGGCCCGAGCCCCAGCGCggcgacagcagcagcagcgacggcagcagcagcagcctctggtGTGGGCGGCTCTCTGTGCAGCTCGGCCTCCCATTCAACCCCCTGCTCGCAGCTGGAGCCAGCTGTCAGCATGAGCAAGAAGAGCAGGCTGGACGAGCTCCAGCCCGGTGGAGAGGACTGGAAtccaggtggaggtggtggactGGTGAGCAAACCCTCAAGAGGATGGCTACATTCAAGCGAGAAGATCTCTGGTCCAGGAGTGACATACATTGTTAAG TACCTTGGCTGTATAGAAGTCCTTCGGTCAATGAGATCCTTGGATTTCACCACAAGGTCACAAATAACAAG GGAAGCCATCAGCCTGGTGTGTGAGGCTGTTCCAGGGACCAAAGGAGCTCTGCGGAAGAGAAAG CCACCGTCCAAAGCTCTGTCCAGTATCCTGGGCAAGAGCAACCTGCAGTTCGCTGGCATGTCTATCAACCTAAATATCTCCACCAGTAGCCTCAACCTGATGACACCTGACTGCAAACAG ATCATAGCCAACCATCACATGCAGTCCATCTCCTTTGCATCAGGTGGAGACCCT gaCACGACAGATTATGTTGCCTATGTAGCAAAGGACCCTGTTAATAGAAGAG CATGTCACATCCTGGAGTGCTCTGATGGTCTGGCCCAAGACGTCATCAGCACCATTGGCCAGGCCTTTGACCTTCGCTTCCAGCAGTACCTGCAGTGTCCCTCAAGCAAGATGTCCTCCACACATGACAG GGTATTAAACATGGAGGAGTTACcatggacagaggaggaggaggagtcagcAGAGCATCCTTACTATAACAACATCCCTGGCAAGATGCCACCACCCGGAGGCTTCATCGACACCCGGCTGACCAATCAGAATGCAGCACTCGATGGATGCCAG ATGGGCCCAGGTTCAGTGGACCAGACATATTACCAAGGACGGCACTGTGGAGAAAACTGGGGAGATGAAAGAAAGCCCATATTCATACAACAGG GATCATTTGATATAAGCAGTCTGCCTGAGAGTAAAGGTCAGGcaccaaaaacaacagagatgCCCACATATGTGAACACCCAGCAGATTGATGCCCAGGTGCTCGCAGCGCTCcaggcagaggcagaaaatgtgacaaagggCATGGCAGCTGCAGCCAAAGAGAGCCCACAGAAGGACCTGTTTGACATGA AGCCCTTCGAAGACGCTATTCAGTCTCAGTCCCATCCACCATCCCAGGGGCAAGCTCAGTCCCAGATGTCTGGTCTTCATAAGGTGGCATCCGTGGACAACTCGAGCCCTCTTCTTGTGCGTTCGCTGGCCTTCCGGgcacaggaggagctggagggcCAGACTTGGTACCATGGCAAAATGAGCCGCCGTGACGCTGAAAAACTTCTGAAAGAAGATGGCGACTTCCTGGTCCGCAAGAGCACTACCAACCCAGGGTCCTACGTACTGACGGGCATGCACAATGGACTTGCCAAACACCTACTGCTGGTGGACCCTGAGGGCACG GTACGGACAAAAGATCATGTATTTGACAGCATTAGCCACCTTATTGGTCATCACCGTGACAACAATCTGCCGATTGTGTCAGCCGGGAGTGAACTGTGTCTCCTACAGCCCGTCGGAAGGAAACAGTGA
- the LOC108874039 gene encoding sphingosine 1-phosphate receptor 3, translating to MVNSQIYLHYNYTGKLDHRPSVDTSTGAVDTKTVVFLIICSFIVLENLTVLVAIWRNHRFHNRMYYFIGNLALCDLLAGVAYLVNLLLSGEKTLQLSPALWFVREGSMFVALGASIFSLLAIAIERHLTMIKMRPYDANKNYRVFLLIGTCWLIAISLGALPILGWNCLDNLPDCSIVLPLYTKKYVAFCITVFMLLLLAMSILYARIYILVKSSSRKVSKHSNSEHAMSLLRTVIIVVGVFIACWTPIFVLLLVDVACGQHCPILYKADWFIAVAVLNSAMNPIIYTLASREMRRAFLGLVCGICYRGKASVNGSGNRQSLEPSRSRSKSWSSQNNPNQNQQGSRQTESEKEQEQDVSHGEVSVVAGGAAQAVVKSDRKN from the coding sequence ATGGTCAACTCTCAGATATACCTCCACTACAACTACACAGGAAAGCTGGACCACCGGCCCAGCGTTGACACGAGCACCGGCGCCGTGGACACCAAGACCGTCGTTTTCCTGATCATATGCAGCTTCATTGTACTGGAGAACCTCACCGTGCTGGTGGCCATATGGAGAAACCACAGGTTCCACAACCGCATGTACTACTTCATCGGCAACCTGGCGCTGTGCGACCTGCTGGCTGGGGTCGCTTACCTGGTCAATCTGCTGTTGTCAGGAGAGAAGACCCTGCAGCTCTCACCTGCTCTCTGGTTTGTCAGAGAGGGCAGCATGTTCGTGGCACTTGGTGCGTCCATTTTCAGTCTCCTGGCTATTGCCATAGAAAGACACCTGACTATGATCAAAATGAGGCCTTATGACGCCAACAAGAACTACAGAGTGTTTCTGCTCATAGGGACCTGCTGGCTGATTGCCATATCTCTTGGAGCTCTGCCTATTCTGGGCTGGAACTGCCTGGACAACCTCCCAGACTGCTCCATAGTCCTCCCTCTCTACACCAAGAAATATGTAGCTTTCTGTATCACAGTTTTCATGCTTTTGCTCTTGGCCATGTCAATCCTTTACGCCCGCATCTACATCCTGGTTAAGTCCAGCAGCCGAAAGGTGAGCAAGCACAGCAACTCTGAGCATGCCATGTCCCTGCTGCGCACCGTCATCATTGTGGTTGGGGTCTTCATCGCCTGCTGGACACCCATCTTCGTCCTGCTTTTGGTGGATGTGGCATGTGGGCAACACTGCCCCATCCTCTACAAGGCTGACTGGTTCATTGCGGTGGCTGTGCTCAACTCTGCCATGAACCCAATAATTTACACTCTGGCCAGTCGGGAGATGAGACGGGCCTTCCTGGGTCTGGTGTGTGGCATCTGCTACAGGGGGAAGGCTTCCGTAAATGGCAGCGGGAACAGGCAGTCTCTGGAGCCCAGCCGCAGCAGGAGCAAGTCGTGGAGCAGCCAAAACAACCCCAACCAGAACCAGCAGGGCTCCAGGCAGACGGAGTcagagaaggagcaggagcaggacgTGTCCCATGGCGAGGTCTCAGTGGTGGCAGGAGGGGCCGCCCAGGCTGTTGTCAAGAGTGacaggaaaaactga